One Triticum dicoccoides isolate Atlit2015 ecotype Zavitan chromosome 5B, WEW_v2.0, whole genome shotgun sequence genomic window carries:
- the LOC119312622 gene encoding uncharacterized protein LOC119312622, producing MAASPPRRRASPPAILDELFEEILLRLPPDDPACLLRASLVCKAWSHTVSSPRFRRRLHELHRTPPVLGVLHNWEDDAIPRFIPTTASSFSLAAPDSRSWRALDCRHGRALFLSKRQDAEELLVWEPIRGTQQRVPVPAAFHGDYPTAVVLCAVDGCDHRDCFGGPFRVVLVFCVDEEDTEQDPFLTSAAVYSSETGAWGELTSMHGQFVMYFEYYCSVVVGKSLLYFLSDGQLILEYDLVRHGLTVFNTPDCQPDYMSDDDGLDYRFNLMLAESGALGVSEELGQRLKLWTKEPSYGTDAVWVLSRVINLKILLPNDALLDATSSVQVLGFAQEANVTLVMTVAGLFSIELQSKRVRKVCGHRGFCNLIPVVSFYTPHSRLKELGGEHHDP from the coding sequence atggcagcatcgccgccgcgccgccgggccTCGCCGCCGGCGATCCTGGACGAGCTATTCGAAGAGATCCTCCTCCGTCTCCCACCCGACGACCCCGCCTGCCTCCTCCGCGCCTCCCTCGTCTGCAAGGCCTGGAGCCACACCGTCTCCAGCCCCagattccgccgccgcctccatgagcTCCACCGCACACCCCCCGTGCTCGGCGTCCTCCACAACTGGGAAGACGATGCCATCCCGCGATTCATCCCCACCACCGCATCGTCCTTCTCCCTCGCCGCTCCGGACTCTCGCTCCTGGCGGGCCCTTGACTGCCGCCACGGCCGCGCCCTCTTCCTCTCCAAGCGCCAGGACGCCGAGGAGCTCCTTGTGTGGGAGCCAATCAGGGGCACCCAGCAGCGCGTACCTGTGCCCGCGGCGTTCCACGGCGACTACCCTACGGCTGTCGTGTTGTGCGCAGTGGACGGGTGCGACCACCGCGACTGCTTCGGGGGCCCTTTTCGCGTGGTCTTGGTCTTCTGTGTCGACGAAGAAGACACTGAGCAAGATCCGTTTCTCACGTCGGCCGCCGTGTACTCGTCGGAGACCGGCGCCTGGGGCGAGCTGACCTCGATGCACGGTCAGTTCGTGATGTACTTTGAATATTATTGCAGCGTGGTCGTTGGGAAGTCACTGCTGTACTTCTTGTCCGACGGTCAGTTGATCCTGGAGTATGATTTAGTGAGGCACGGGCTGACTGTGTTCAACACACCTGATTGCCAACCCGATTACATGTCTGATGATGATGGGTTGGACTACAGGTTTAACCTCATGCTGGCGGAGAGCGGTGCACTCGGGGTTAGTGAAGAACTGGGTCAGCGTCTCAAATTGTGGACAAAGGAGCCAAGTTACGGCACTGATGCAGTATGGGTACTTAGCCGGGTCATCAACTTGAAAATTTTGCTTCCAAATGATGCTCTCCTGGATGCAACAAGTTCAGTGCAAGTGTTGGGCTTTGCTCAGGAAGCAAATGTCACTTTGGTGATGACGGTTGCTGGCCTCTTCTCAATCGAACTACAATCCAAGCGGGTGAGGAAGGTGTGCGGTCATCGTGGCTTCTGTAATCTCATTCCAGTTGTCAGCTTCTACACTCCGCATTCTAGGCTCAAAGAACTCGGGGGCGAACACCATGACCCATAG